One region of Gigantopelta aegis isolate Gae_Host chromosome 7, Gae_host_genome, whole genome shotgun sequence genomic DNA includes:
- the LOC121377563 gene encoding uncharacterized protein LOC121377563, which produces MKCTLLLILLVALTVGHHTEGAISMTNIRHIIKKIADAITGEQDIAEFKKHTDRRANRLQLGEILNSPAVRQILDENDSQDLVEAAGTIHGRQSDEQSGIN; this is translated from the exons ATGAAGTGCACACTGTTGCTGATCCTGCTAGTAGCCCTCACAGTAGGCCATCATACAGAAGGCGCAATCAGTATGACAAACATTCGgcatataataaagaaaatagcaGACGCAATAACCGGCGAGCAAG aTATCGCggagtttaaaaaacacacgGACAGACGTGCGAACCGTCTACAACTGGGAGAGATCTTGAACTCGCCGGCCGTGCGGCAAATCCTGGACGAAAATG ACTCCCAAGACCTCGTTGAAGCAGCTGGAACAATTCATGGCAGACAATCTGATGAACAAAGCGGAATAAACTGA